Proteins encoded by one window of Chondrinema litorale:
- a CDS encoding undecaprenyl-phosphate glucose phosphotransferase: protein MAYLQYFSQSPPFLSNRSVLENDKKARYGKYLNFSFLFLELILVNVCFLFVAYLKQEDVITFSLKSIGFASIYNAFWVFLTFALKRYKIGRDISLSAVFKSTVLIVFIHFLLISTLIQFFNHFNFQDYYIALNYTILAVLLPIVRISFLYALKEYRKLGYNYKNIVIIGLNKTSQEFYNYVQSNPALGLNFKGFFSFQENEEHTALDEYKGNLSDFYHYCSLNKVNEVYCAIPANGYDSIADIISFADNNLIRFKIIPDFGGLTNINFDISFYNNVPIITPRHEPLEDLINRAVKRTFDIVFSVLVISFIFPFLFPVLAILVRASSKGPVFFKQLRSGKSNKCFYCYKFRTMKMNRDSDKIQATKHDKRVTRIGKFMRKTNLDELPQFFNVLRGEMSVVGPRPHMLLHTEQYSKLINRYMVRHFVKPGITGWAQVNGYRGNTKATELMEKRIEYDTWYLENWSLWLDLKIVLMTVINLFEGEKNAY from the coding sequence ATGGCTTATTTACAATATTTCTCGCAATCACCACCATTTTTATCTAATCGTTCTGTTTTAGAAAATGATAAGAAAGCAAGATATGGAAAGTACTTAAACTTTTCTTTTTTATTCTTAGAGCTAATACTAGTCAATGTATGCTTTTTGTTTGTCGCATATTTGAAACAAGAGGATGTAATAACTTTCTCTTTAAAAAGTATTGGGTTTGCTAGTATATACAATGCCTTTTGGGTATTTCTTACTTTTGCATTAAAACGATATAAAATTGGTAGAGATATTTCTCTTTCAGCTGTTTTTAAAAGTACTGTATTAATCGTTTTTATACACTTTTTGTTAATAAGCACTTTAATTCAGTTTTTTAATCATTTTAATTTTCAAGATTATTATATCGCGCTTAATTATACAATATTAGCAGTTCTACTCCCGATTGTACGCATTTCATTTTTATATGCATTAAAAGAATATAGGAAGCTAGGTTATAACTACAAGAACATAGTTATAATAGGTTTAAATAAAACAAGCCAAGAGTTTTATAATTATGTGCAATCTAATCCTGCATTAGGTTTAAATTTTAAAGGTTTTTTTTCATTTCAAGAAAATGAAGAACATACAGCATTAGATGAATATAAAGGTAATCTTTCAGACTTTTACCATTATTGTAGTTTAAATAAGGTAAACGAAGTTTATTGTGCTATACCGGCAAATGGTTATGATTCTATTGCAGATATTATATCATTTGCTGATAATAATTTAATTCGGTTTAAAATTATTCCGGATTTTGGAGGACTTACGAATATTAATTTTGATATAAGTTTCTACAATAATGTCCCTATAATAACGCCTAGACACGAACCCCTTGAAGATTTAATAAACAGAGCTGTAAAACGAACATTTGATATTGTATTTTCAGTTTTGGTAATTTCATTTATTTTTCCTTTTCTATTTCCTGTATTAGCAATTCTGGTAAGAGCTTCGTCAAAAGGTCCTGTTTTTTTTAAACAACTTCGTTCAGGAAAAAGTAACAAGTGTTTTTATTGTTATAAATTCAGAACGATGAAAATGAATCGGGATTCTGACAAGATTCAGGCAACAAAGCATGATAAAAGAGTTACCAGAATAGGGAAATTCATGCGAAAAACTAATCTTGATGAATTGCCTCAGTTTTTTAATGTATTAAGAGGTGAAATGTCAGTAGTAGGCCCTAGACCACATATGTTATTGCATACAGAGCAGTATTCTAAATTGATTAATAGATATATGGTAAGGCATTTTGTAAAACCTGGTATAACTGGTTGGGCTCAAGTAAATGGTTATAGAGGTAATACAAAAGCAACGGAGCTTATGGAAAAAAGAATAGAGTATGATACATGGTATTTAGAGAACTGGAGTTTGTGGCTTGATTTAAAGATTGTTCTAATGACTGTGATCAATCTTTTTGAGGGTGAAAAAAATGCTTATTAA
- a CDS encoding GtrA family protein, with amino-acid sequence MLKLLNSINSKYIELLKYLGIYDLINLLYGKYGQVIKFIIAGGTGAVIELGLFILFTGLLSIHYLLSNLIAISIAILVNYIISQKWVFESGRHSKEVELVVFIMLSVVIILLNQLLMWSFVDGLGFNEKISKVSSIALVAIINFFAKKFLVFKK; translated from the coding sequence ATGCTGAAACTATTAAATTCTATTAATTCAAAGTATATCGAGTTGCTTAAGTATCTGGGCATTTATGATCTAATAAATTTATTGTATGGAAAATATGGTCAGGTAATTAAATTTATTATAGCTGGTGGAACTGGAGCTGTTATTGAATTAGGACTATTTATTCTATTCACAGGACTATTATCAATTCATTATTTACTTTCCAACCTTATTGCTATAAGTATAGCAATACTTGTAAATTATATTATATCCCAGAAGTGGGTTTTTGAGTCAGGAAGGCATTCTAAAGAAGTTGAATTAGTTGTATTTATAATGCTTTCTGTAGTTATAATTTTATTAAATCAACTTCTAATGTGGAGCTTTGTAGATGGACTGGGTTTTAATGAGAAAATCAGTAAAGTATCATCAATTGCTCTTGTGGCGATTATAAACTTCTTCGCAAAAAAATTCCTTGTCTTCAAAAAGTAG
- a CDS encoding glycosyltransferase family 2 protein: protein MQISKLSIIIPAYNEARTIHLILDKVRDVQLIGNIQKEVIIVNDCSSDNTEDAILAYQFDHPEIDINYYKHEINQGKGAALHTGIKAASGEFLIIQDADLEYDPDEYNIILKPVVNGFADVVYGSRFMGGKPHRILFFWHSIGNKFLTFLSNMFTNLNLTDMETCYKLFRTSIIQQTPLNEKRFGFEPEVTAKIARIPNIRIYEVGISYYGRTYAEGKKIGWKDGVRAIYCIIKYGLLNRYKSKKITTQHIPQESEKAYID from the coding sequence ATGCAAATAAGTAAACTTTCTATTATTATACCAGCTTATAATGAAGCAAGAACAATACATCTAATTCTTGATAAAGTAAGAGATGTACAACTTATTGGAAATATTCAGAAAGAGGTGATCATTGTGAATGATTGCTCATCTGATAATACAGAAGATGCGATTTTGGCTTATCAGTTTGATCATCCTGAAATTGATATTAATTATTATAAACATGAAATTAATCAAGGAAAAGGTGCTGCACTACATACTGGAATAAAAGCAGCCTCCGGTGAGTTTTTAATAATACAAGATGCTGATCTTGAGTACGATCCTGATGAATATAATATTATATTAAAACCAGTAGTCAATGGTTTTGCCGATGTAGTATATGGATCTCGTTTTATGGGTGGAAAACCACATAGAATTTTATTTTTTTGGCATTCAATAGGTAATAAGTTTTTAACATTTTTATCTAATATGTTTACAAATCTGAATTTAACAGATATGGAAACTTGCTATAAATTGTTTCGAACATCAATTATTCAGCAAACTCCTCTTAATGAGAAACGATTCGGATTTGAACCTGAAGTTACCGCAAAAATAGCCCGCATTCCCAATATTAGAATTTATGAAGTAGGTATATCTTATTATGGAAGAACTTATGCTGAAGGGAAAAAAATAGGATGGAAAGATGGAGTTAGAGCTATCTATTGTATCATAAAGTATGGACTTTTAAATAGGTATAAGAGTAAAAAAATTACTACCCAACATATACCTCAAGAATCTGAAAAAGCATATATTGACTAA
- a CDS encoding asparagine synthase-related protein, whose product MSKFVIICTKGTIPEVHKKKIALIEKLILPNNLSPNPSQHIGDHSLSISIINPNNTLKVNDKAVCLGQMIKPKHDWQKPLGDIPTDGNFTILRFDKDLLEIVGDRVGYRTIWYYCNDNIFIASSSQRAIIAYLEKFTPNDQVYKWMLSSGTIGPDLSWDKNITKCKPDSTITLDRKKWKISIHTQPFNITPSTFNIESAQQKFYNILSNIFQNIQLNNNSWSLPLSGGYDSRALLYFLKKESDSSINTITWGTKDSINNLKSDAYIAKQVAKHFHAKNQFLEINTEAEYTHSVLQRFLVASEGRIDKISGYVDGMNLWNKLFQSGVNGIIRGDQALGCHTVKSKNEVYHDAGLTTFEKFANTRKIDNLLGDYQQIVPNYLEQQSTESLQSWCERLYQTYRIPTVISALNEIKLNFVEVISPYFSKSILDFIRQLPDEHRSNKKLFISIINQLNIDIPLASENSHLNKKVWLRKPKVLNEITEYLFYSHSANHIFPKEYLNYVVENIEEKQPSTFQKSMRKIKNEMLKTGKPIDINNILFRSYIIAKMNDLIKEDLKQMKNLSIKSEFSKTL is encoded by the coding sequence ATGTCTAAATTTGTAATTATATGTACTAAAGGTACCATTCCAGAAGTACATAAAAAAAAAATAGCTCTTATAGAAAAGCTAATATTACCTAATAACCTTTCTCCAAATCCTTCACAACATATAGGTGATCACTCATTAAGTATAAGTATTATCAACCCTAATAATACTTTAAAAGTTAATGATAAAGCTGTTTGCTTAGGTCAAATGATTAAACCTAAACATGATTGGCAAAAACCATTAGGAGATATTCCCACAGACGGTAATTTTACTATACTTCGATTTGATAAAGATTTATTAGAAATTGTAGGAGATCGTGTGGGTTATAGAACTATATGGTATTATTGCAATGATAACATATTTATTGCATCTAGTTCTCAAAGAGCAATAATTGCATACTTAGAAAAATTTACACCTAATGACCAGGTTTATAAATGGATGTTGTCATCAGGTACGATTGGGCCTGATTTATCTTGGGATAAAAACATAACAAAATGTAAACCTGATTCTACTATTACCTTAGATAGAAAAAAATGGAAGATTTCTATACACACCCAACCTTTTAATATAACACCATCTACATTTAACATTGAAAGTGCTCAACAAAAATTTTATAACATTCTATCTAACATCTTCCAAAACATCCAATTAAACAACAACTCATGGTCTTTGCCTCTTTCTGGAGGATATGACAGTAGAGCATTATTATATTTTCTTAAAAAAGAATCTGATTCAAGTATCAATACAATTACATGGGGCACAAAAGACTCAATTAATAATTTGAAAAGCGATGCTTATATAGCCAAACAAGTAGCTAAACATTTTCATGCTAAAAATCAATTTCTTGAAATAAATACTGAAGCTGAATATACACATTCTGTACTACAAAGATTTTTAGTTGCCTCAGAGGGTAGAATTGATAAAATTTCAGGTTATGTTGATGGTATGAACCTTTGGAATAAATTGTTTCAATCAGGTGTTAATGGAATTATTAGAGGAGATCAAGCATTAGGTTGCCATACTGTTAAATCTAAAAATGAGGTTTACCATGATGCTGGCCTTACAACTTTTGAGAAGTTTGCGAATACAAGGAAAATTGATAATCTTCTAGGCGATTATCAACAAATAGTACCAAATTATTTAGAGCAGCAAAGCACAGAATCTCTCCAATCTTGGTGCGAACGACTCTATCAGACATATAGGATACCAACTGTTATCTCAGCGCTTAATGAAATTAAGCTCAACTTTGTTGAAGTAATAAGTCCTTACTTTTCAAAAAGCATTCTAGATTTTATTAGACAACTACCTGATGAACATAGATCTAACAAAAAACTATTTATCTCAATTATAAATCAACTCAATATAGATATCCCACTTGCCTCTGAAAATTCACATCTTAACAAGAAAGTTTGGTTAAGAAAGCCAAAAGTACTTAATGAAATTACTGAATATCTATTTTACAGTCACTCAGCAAATCATATATTCCCAAAAGAATATTTAAACTATGTAGTTGAAAATATTGAGGAAAAACAACCTAGCACTTTTCAAAAAAGTATGAGGAAAATTAAAAATGAAATGCTTAAAACAGGTAAGCCAATTGATATCAATAATATACTTTTTAGAAGCTATATTATAGCTAAAATGAATGATTTAATAAAGGAAGATTTGAAGCAAATGAAAAATTTATCTATTAAAAGTGAATTTAGCAAAACACTTTAA
- a CDS encoding polysaccharide biosynthesis/export family protein translates to MQDKVRDKTFDSYSTNNYKVRPFDNLSIKLNSFEQSTTGEFNSSGALGSRPGGVDNALLYLSGYMVNQAGNIRLPLIGDIKVVDLTVDEIKDLIDLKLEEYLKFPSVSVKLTNFRVSVLGEVNRPGMQYIYEGKVTLLQALSQAGDLTDFGNRKNIKLIRETKEKTISTYIDITKPDLISSEYYFLMPNDVLYIEPLKAKASNVNTRVVGVALSVISVVITTVNLIVTINNK, encoded by the coding sequence ATGCAAGATAAAGTAAGAGACAAAACTTTTGATAGCTATTCCACAAACAATTATAAAGTAAGACCTTTCGATAACCTTTCAATTAAACTTAATTCTTTTGAGCAATCTACAACTGGAGAGTTTAATAGTTCTGGTGCATTAGGCTCCCGTCCTGGAGGTGTTGATAATGCTTTGTTATATCTTTCTGGATATATGGTTAATCAGGCAGGAAATATTAGATTACCTTTAATAGGTGATATAAAAGTAGTAGATCTTACTGTAGATGAAATTAAAGATTTAATTGATCTAAAATTGGAAGAGTATCTTAAATTTCCATCAGTTTCAGTAAAACTAACAAATTTTCGTGTATCTGTTTTGGGCGAAGTAAACAGGCCTGGTATGCAGTACATTTATGAAGGCAAAGTAACATTATTGCAAGCATTAAGTCAGGCAGGTGATTTAACAGATTTTGGAAATAGGAAAAACATTAAATTAATTAGAGAAACTAAAGAAAAAACAATATCTACTTATATTGATATTACAAAGCCTGATCTCATATCATCTGAATATTATTTTCTAATGCCAAATGATGTACTATATATAGAGCCATTAAAAGCAAAAGCTTCAAATGTTAATACTAGAGTAGTAGGTGTTGCGCTTTCTGTTATTTCAGTTGTAATTACTACCGTCAATTTAATTGTGACAATTAATAATAAATAA
- a CDS encoding GumC family protein → MEKKIAYHIDNNQEEQPIDIKSLLSNIVSHWYYFVIAFPIFLGLAFLYLKVTTPIYKVTSTIIIDDESSSTMNTEEFFGDMSLFGNQKNIENEIAILKSYKLVNKVVDFLDINIAYYEKGVFRDIEKYKSSPYKVTYDSSHYQVFNKPFDINFVADNIYEVSFDETDFFVNIPYTGEKTFVEEFTFKDTVHIGQICSTEYFKFTINHSEFFKEGFSKNELEYSFKIKDVEDITESYRSALAIEPYSTESSVLEIKLEGPIVKKETDFLNMLGKVYIANQLDKKNQAAVTTIDFIDNQILQITDSLQGAEAQLESFRKEKNVIDISFTASNAAEQLQLLETEQSNLKVKDQYYQFLLDYLESSDFNSIIAPASIGIEDPLLNASIVELKQLNSQKIALSYTASEKSKELSILNLQIDNLKKTLTENVKNIIGSSKIALEDIGKRIAEVKGVLNQLPENERDLVNIQRKFNFSDNLYNYLLQKRAEAGIAKASSMPENEVLDAARMIGNEPISPKKLPIYLIAVFLSFVVPVSIIIIKDFFDDKIKDTDQLDRLSSIPLLGSIVRNSNEDVNILNSPQSGLAESFRGLRVNLQFLGTDIDNKVIGFTSTISGEGKTFCSFNLGLILATSGKKTVIIGADLRKPKLGEYFEKFRYKNGNGNGNTDDKLGLSSYLINKTGLDGIIKKSQIECLDVITSGPMPPNPAELLESHNFARLIEELKQIYDYIIIDAPPLGLVADYFIIKKFTDINIYVVRQDYSRIKFIEDIEKIYQSKKISNLSLVLNDVKKSKSAYGYGYGYGYYSDDKKVGINLLKAKPKQEV, encoded by the coding sequence GTGGAAAAGAAAATAGCCTATCATATTGATAATAATCAGGAGGAGCAACCTATAGATATTAAATCGTTACTCAGTAATATTGTATCTCATTGGTATTATTTTGTGATTGCGTTTCCAATATTTTTAGGGTTAGCTTTTTTATATTTAAAAGTTACTACACCTATTTATAAAGTAACCTCCACAATTATAATAGACGATGAGAGTAGTTCTACTATGAATACAGAAGAGTTTTTTGGGGATATGAGTCTTTTCGGAAACCAAAAAAACATTGAGAATGAAATTGCTATTTTAAAGTCATATAAATTAGTAAATAAAGTTGTAGACTTTCTTGATATCAATATTGCTTATTATGAGAAAGGCGTCTTTAGAGATATAGAAAAATATAAATCAAGTCCGTATAAAGTAACTTATGACTCCTCTCACTATCAGGTATTTAATAAACCTTTTGATATAAACTTTGTCGCGGATAATATATATGAGGTCTCTTTTGATGAGACCGATTTCTTTGTTAACATACCATACACTGGAGAAAAAACTTTTGTCGAAGAATTTACATTTAAGGATACTGTTCATATAGGGCAAATATGTTCTACAGAGTATTTTAAATTTACTATTAACCATAGTGAGTTTTTTAAAGAAGGTTTTTCAAAAAATGAATTAGAATATAGCTTTAAGATTAAAGATGTTGAAGATATAACAGAAAGTTACAGAAGTGCTCTTGCCATAGAACCTTATAGTACAGAATCTTCAGTATTAGAAATAAAACTAGAAGGTCCTATTGTAAAGAAAGAAACTGATTTTTTAAATATGTTGGGCAAGGTTTATATTGCCAACCAACTTGATAAAAAGAATCAAGCAGCTGTAACAACAATAGATTTTATTGATAATCAAATCTTACAAATAACAGACTCTTTGCAAGGGGCTGAAGCACAACTAGAAAGCTTTAGAAAAGAAAAAAATGTAATAGACATAAGCTTTACAGCTTCCAATGCTGCAGAACAACTTCAACTACTTGAAACAGAACAATCTAACTTAAAAGTAAAAGATCAATATTATCAATTTTTGCTTGATTACCTTGAGAGTAGTGATTTTAATTCGATTATTGCACCAGCTTCAATTGGTATTGAAGATCCCTTATTAAATGCTTCTATCGTTGAATTAAAACAGTTAAACTCGCAAAAAATAGCATTATCTTATACAGCAAGTGAGAAAAGTAAAGAATTGTCTATTTTAAATCTTCAAATAGATAACTTAAAGAAAACACTTACTGAAAATGTTAAGAATATTATAGGTTCTTCTAAAATTGCACTAGAAGATATAGGTAAAAGAATAGCAGAAGTAAAAGGAGTTCTAAATCAACTACCTGAGAATGAAAGAGACTTAGTTAATATTCAGCGAAAATTTAATTTTAGTGATAATTTATATAACTACTTATTGCAAAAACGAGCTGAAGCAGGTATTGCAAAAGCATCTAGTATGCCTGAAAATGAAGTTTTAGATGCTGCTAGAATGATAGGGAATGAGCCAATATCCCCTAAAAAATTACCTATTTATCTAATTGCAGTATTTTTGAGTTTTGTAGTTCCTGTATCAATTATTATTATAAAAGACTTTTTTGATGATAAAATTAAAGATACAGACCAACTAGATAGATTATCTTCTATTCCATTATTAGGCTCTATTGTAAGAAATAGTAATGAGGATGTGAATATACTTAATTCGCCCCAATCAGGTTTAGCAGAGTCTTTTCGTGGGCTTAGGGTTAATTTGCAGTTTTTAGGAACTGATATAGATAATAAGGTAATAGGTTTTACATCTACAATAAGTGGAGAAGGTAAAACATTTTGCTCTTTTAATTTAGGTCTTATCTTAGCTACTTCTGGTAAGAAAACTGTAATTATAGGTGCTGATTTACGAAAACCTAAACTTGGAGAGTATTTCGAAAAATTTAGGTATAAAAACGGTAATGGAAATGGCAATACTGATGATAAACTTGGATTGAGTAGTTACTTAATAAATAAAACTGGCTTGGATGGTATTATCAAAAAAAGTCAGATAGAATGTTTAGATGTAATTACGAGTGGGCCTATGCCTCCTAATCCAGCGGAATTATTAGAATCACACAATTTTGCTAGATTAATTGAAGAATTAAAGCAGATATACGATTATATAATAATTGATGCACCTCCATTAGGTCTTGTTGCTGATTACTTCATTATTAAAAAATTTACAGACATTAATATATATGTTGTAAGACAGGATTACTCTAGAATTAAATTTATTGAAGATATTGAAAAAATATATCAATCAAAAAAAATAAGCAACCTCTCTTTAGTACTGAATGATGTTAAAAAGTCGAAATCTGCTTATGGCTATGGTTATGGCTATGGATATTATTCAGATGATAAAAAAGTAGGTATTAATCTACTTAAGGCTAAACCGAAACAAGAGGTTTAA
- a CDS encoding lipopolysaccharide biosynthesis protein, which produces MKKLITDTLFISVGGFLTKIKGILFIPIIIAAVGLANYGAFVQIYANVKILIPFCALGLGMGFQRYASKIPSTDKYTLSLHFYSILIPSMMLGFIGTSILFFLSPYLNDWFLEGKHLLSLQVSSIMVFSNTCYTNVNKFLLGNKKFKLYSVLEFSYAFIPYLGFVIGSAWEQDIFYGILYYSLLDLLIAMIFFLHLAKDFSIVSPSLKILKQYFQFSYPLAISNIEGGLLSKADRYFISYFLGVEMLGAYNIVHRIVDIITFISVPIRKQIMSYLPKIWDQNYKEESLSMIKSSLFIFLVVSIGLLSYLIFYFEAILDLFVGKTIEIENLKLLVFFLGLAAVFSGVKVFYYLVVRLKNTTKQELFFQFAGMLLNVILNYFLIPIYGLIGAASATCVSYFLIIILLNFFHKINLDYSFLLNVISVIIFAITFFVVSRLIVPEGIISFIVSSCLSSALFGLLSFYSKRKFIKQVTTEIKQYKIMVKSIKKIKST; this is translated from the coding sequence ATGAAGAAATTAATAACTGATACCCTATTCATATCTGTAGGTGGTTTTTTAACAAAAATAAAAGGTATTCTTTTTATACCAATCATAATTGCTGCTGTTGGTTTAGCAAACTATGGTGCATTTGTACAGATTTATGCAAACGTAAAAATACTGATACCCTTTTGTGCCTTAGGTCTAGGTATGGGTTTTCAAAGATATGCATCAAAAATTCCTAGTACAGATAAATATACTTTAAGCTTACATTTTTATTCTATTCTAATACCCTCTATGATGCTTGGGTTTATTGGAACATCTATATTATTCTTCTTATCACCATATTTGAATGATTGGTTTTTAGAAGGTAAGCACCTATTAAGTTTACAAGTTTCAAGTATTATGGTATTTTCAAATACTTGTTATACCAATGTAAATAAGTTCTTGTTAGGAAATAAAAAGTTTAAATTATATTCTGTATTAGAGTTTAGCTATGCATTTATTCCATATCTCGGTTTTGTTATAGGATCTGCATGGGAACAAGATATATTTTACGGAATACTTTATTATTCTCTCTTAGATTTGTTAATAGCCATGATTTTCTTTTTACATCTGGCTAAAGACTTCTCCATTGTTTCTCCTTCATTAAAGATATTAAAGCAATATTTTCAGTTTTCATACCCATTGGCTATAAGCAATATAGAAGGTGGACTATTGAGTAAAGCTGATAGATATTTTATTAGTTATTTTCTAGGAGTTGAAATGCTAGGAGCATATAACATTGTACATAGGATAGTTGATATAATCACATTTATTAGTGTGCCTATTAGAAAACAAATAATGAGCTACCTGCCTAAAATATGGGATCAAAATTATAAAGAAGAATCACTATCTATGATTAAGTCTAGTCTATTTATATTTTTAGTTGTTTCAATAGGTTTACTTAGTTATTTGATATTTTATTTTGAAGCTATTCTAGATTTATTTGTTGGTAAGACCATTGAAATTGAAAACCTTAAACTATTAGTATTTTTTTTAGGCCTAGCAGCTGTTTTTTCTGGTGTTAAGGTATTTTATTATCTTGTGGTAAGGTTAAAGAATACAACTAAGCAAGAATTGTTTTTCCAATTTGCTGGTATGTTGTTAAATGTAATACTAAATTATTTTTTAATACCAATATATGGACTAATAGGAGCGGCAAGTGCTACTTGTGTTAGCTATTTCTTAATCATCATATTGCTTAATTTTTTCCATAAAATTAATTTAGACTACAGTTTTTTATTAAATGTAATATCAGTAATAATTTTTGCCATTACATTTTTTGTAGTTTCAAGATTGATTGTACCAGAAGGTATTATATCATTTATTGTTAGTTCTTGTTTGTCTTCAGCATTATTTGGTTTATTAAGCTTTTATTCAAAAAGAAAGTTTATAAAACAGGTAACTACTGAAATAAAGCAATATAAAATTATGGTTAAAAGTATTAAAAAAATTAAATCAACTTAA
- a CDS encoding sulfotransferase domain-containing protein → MLENQKKPNFLIIGAPRAGTTWIDKNIRCHPEIYLPPKKEVHFFDNNYEKGVDYYMSNFDGVSNEKAIGEITPSYLHRDQIAEKIYRTLGDIKLIMCLRNPTERLYSRYWNAKSKFAENKNLSFEEKINSKEEFIQEGLYFTHIEKYLKLFSKENILILLYDDLKNDPELFLKSIYNFLEVDAEFKAPLMNNKINSASSKKLLGKSIILNYLSRGLRKAKLYQISQKIEDVNSVKLPQMKYETKKWLTEEVYYESNKKLEGMIGKTLDSWNK, encoded by the coding sequence ATGTTAGAAAATCAAAAGAAGCCTAATTTTTTGATTATAGGTGCTCCAAGAGCTGGTACGACATGGATTGATAAGAATATCAGATGTCACCCTGAGATTTATTTGCCACCAAAAAAAGAAGTGCACTTTTTCGATAATAATTATGAGAAAGGGGTCGATTATTACATGTCTAATTTTGATGGGGTAAGTAATGAAAAGGCTATTGGAGAAATCACACCGTCTTATTTACATCGAGACCAAATTGCTGAAAAGATATATCGGACTTTAGGAGATATAAAATTGATTATGTGCCTACGTAATCCTACAGAAAGACTTTATTCAAGATATTGGAATGCAAAAAGTAAATTTGCTGAAAACAAAAATTTATCTTTTGAAGAAAAAATAAATTCTAAAGAAGAATTTATTCAAGAAGGCCTTTACTTCACTCATATAGAAAAGTATCTCAAGTTATTTTCAAAAGAAAATATACTGATATTACTATATGATGATCTAAAAAATGATCCAGAACTTTTTTTGAAGTCTATATACAACTTTCTAGAGGTTGATGCTGAGTTTAAAGCGCCTTTAATGAATAATAAAATTAATTCTGCCTCTTCAAAAAAGTTATTAGGTAAAAGTATAATTCTCAATTATCTCTCAAGAGGCTTAAGAAAGGCAAAGTTGTATCAAATTTCTCAAAAAATAGAAGATGTTAATAGTGTTAAGCTACCTCAAATGAAATATGAAACAAAAAAGTGGCTTACAGAAGAAGTTTATTATGAAAGTAACAAAAAATTAGAGGGTATGATAGGAAAAACTTTAGATAGTTGGAATAAATAA